In the Clostridium gelidum genome, ATACTATTCCTGGTTTTGACGTAGAAGGAGCTAGAGAAAAGCTGAAGTGAAAAATAATTGGAACTAATTAAATTATTTCATGTACCTAAAAAAGAGAGGAAACTAGAAAAATAGTGCATCCTCTCTCTTTTAGGTATTTTATTTCATATGCCTTATATGTGTATGTAACTAAGTATAATAATTTTGCTAAAGAATATCTGCCCTAAATGAAAGTAGTTACAACTATGTTAAAAATATCGAATCTTATTTCCAAAATGGTTAAAACATGATATTCTTAATATCAAGAAAGGAAAGTGAAGTTTTTTGGAAGCTTATAAAAATTTTGAATCATTAAATGATAGAAGCAAATACATATTTGATATTGTACAAAAAAAAGGTCCTATAACTAAAAGTGAATTGATAGATATAACTAAAATAAAATTGACAACACTAAATAGAGAGATTCAAATTTTAATTGATAAAAAAATAATTGTGGAAACAGATATTGGAGAATCTACAGGGGGAAGAAAACCTAGTTTATATGATGTAAATCCAATGGAATTTTATCTTATTGGAATTGATATTTCGCGAACCTATACTAAAATAGTTATAACAAATTTGAAATTAAAAATAATTGAAGAAAGATTATTAAGCCATGAATATAAGATTGAAAATATAAATGAAATTATACCTACTTCTATAAAAGATATATATACAAAATTACATATACAAAAATCATCAATTATTGGAATTGGGATAGGAATTGTTGACGGATTTAACATTAAGCCCTTATATGAGGCTTTAGATAAAGAATTAGATTCAGTAATATGTGTAGATAATGGTGCTAATGCAGCTGTTATTGGAGAGTATAATTTTGGAATTGGAAAAGGGAAACAGAATATTGCGTATATCAACTGTGGTGTAGGAATAAGAACTGGAATTATATCATCGGGTGTTTTAATTCGCACAATCAACAATTTAGAAGATGCTTTTGGTCATATGATTGTTGATGTAAACGGAGAGGTATGTTCATGTGGTAATTACGGATGTATAGAAAGCTATGTATCAATATCAAATATAACAAAAAAATTTATTGATGAAATGAAAGAAATTAGGGGATCATATTTAAATAAAAAATTAGATAATATTAATTATAAAGATGTATGCAGTTTGGCAGAAAGCAAAAATGAAGTTGCTGTGAATATTATTAAGAATTCAGCTTTACATTTTGGAATAGGACTTGCAAATTACATGAAGTTGTTTAATCCAGAGTTAATCATATTAAGTGGCCCACTAATACAATATTCGAAATTGTTCTATGATATATCTAAAAAAATAGCTTTTGAAAAATGTCATATTAAAAATAATAATATTCAATTTAGCAATGGTGGATATTATGAAGACAAGTCGATGGCAGTAGGAGCATGTGCTATGGTTATACAAAAATTACAAAATTAAAAGATAAGGACGTGAAATTATGAATCCAACAGCATTTTCAATTTTAGGATTTGCCATACGATGGTATGGGATAATAATTGCAACTGGAATTGTACTCGGAATATCAATAGCAAATTATAATTGTAAATGGAGAGAAGTTGATTATGATAATTTACTAAATATTGTACTACTATCTCTTCCAATTGGTATTGTAGGTGCAAGACTATATTATGTAGCATTTGAATTTGAAAATTATAAAAACAATATTATTGAAGCATTTAACATAAGGAATGGCGGATTAGCTATACACGGTGGACTTATTTTCGCAATAGGAACAGCATTAATATATACGAAAATAAAAAAACTTCCTTTTATTAAATTTGCAGATGTAGCAGCCCCTTCTATTATTATTGCACAAGCATTAGGACGATGGGGAAATTTTTTCAATCAGGAAGCACATGGAGACCCTGTTAGTTATGAATTTATTAAACATTTTCCTATGTTTATTCAAAATGGTATGAATATAGAAGGAGTATATTATAATCCTACTTTTTTATATGAATCTACTTGGAACTTACTAGTATTTATAATATTAATGGGCATACTAAGGAAAAGCAAAAAAAATGGAATTGTATTTTTTACATACATTGGCTTGTATTCTATAGGGAGATTTATAATCGAGGGAATGAGAACAGATAGTTTAATGCTAGGACCTATTAGAATTGCTCAATTAGTGAGTTTGAGTGGAGTTTTAATTTGGATAATATTTATAGGTTTAAGTTATTATAAAAGTGTAAGAAAAGGAAGCGTAGATTAATGATTGATATAATATTATTTATAGTAATAGGATTACTAGCTGGAATTTTAAGTGGAATGTTTGGAATTGGGGGAGGAGTAATAATTGTACCTGCATTAATGTATTTATGCGGATTTAGTCAATTAAAAGCTCAAGGAACATCACTTGCAATTTTGCTTCCACCAGCTGGGATTTTAGCATTTATTAGTTACTATAAAAGAGGTCAAGTAAATTTACAAGCAGGAATTTTAATATGTATATTTTTAGTTGTTGGATCTGTGTTTGGTGCAAAAATAGCTAATAATATTCCTTTATCAATTTTAAAGAAATCTTTTGGGGTATTTATGATTTTGATATCTTTAAAAATGATTTTTTCTAAATAGAAAAATGTAATTATAACAAATTTCAATAGATAATAAGCTGTTACTTTAATTTTTGTAACAGCTTATTATTTTTTTCATATGTATGCTAATGCTATTTAAGTGCGTGATAAAGTTACAGAGAATAATAAATATAATGAATATAATAAAAAAGAACTAAATAAGCAATGTTAAAAATCAATTAGAACATGTTTATTTAAGTAATATAATTCGGGGGTATTTTAGTGGAAAAATTTTTAAAGTTATGGAAAA is a window encoding:
- a CDS encoding ROK family protein, producing MEAYKNFESLNDRSKYIFDIVQKKGPITKSELIDITKIKLTTLNREIQILIDKKIIVETDIGESTGGRKPSLYDVNPMEFYLIGIDISRTYTKIVITNLKLKIIEERLLSHEYKIENINEIIPTSIKDIYTKLHIQKSSIIGIGIGIVDGFNIKPLYEALDKELDSVICVDNGANAAVIGEYNFGIGKGKQNIAYINCGVGIRTGIISSGVLIRTINNLEDAFGHMIVDVNGEVCSCGNYGCIESYVSISNITKKFIDEMKEIRGSYLNKKLDNINYKDVCSLAESKNEVAVNIIKNSALHFGIGLANYMKLFNPELIILSGPLIQYSKLFYDISKKIAFEKCHIKNNNIQFSNGGYYEDKSMAVGACAMVIQKLQN
- the lgt gene encoding prolipoprotein diacylglyceryl transferase codes for the protein MNPTAFSILGFAIRWYGIIIATGIVLGISIANYNCKWREVDYDNLLNIVLLSLPIGIVGARLYYVAFEFENYKNNIIEAFNIRNGGLAIHGGLIFAIGTALIYTKIKKLPFIKFADVAAPSIIIAQALGRWGNFFNQEAHGDPVSYEFIKHFPMFIQNGMNIEGVYYNPTFLYESTWNLLVFIILMGILRKSKKNGIVFFTYIGLYSIGRFIIEGMRTDSLMLGPIRIAQLVSLSGVLIWIIFIGLSYYKSVRKGSVD
- a CDS encoding sulfite exporter TauE/SafE family protein → MIDIILFIVIGLLAGILSGMFGIGGGVIIVPALMYLCGFSQLKAQGTSLAILLPPAGILAFISYYKRGQVNLQAGILICIFLVVGSVFGAKIANNIPLSILKKSFGVFMILISLKMIFSK